From the genome of Triticum aestivum cultivar Chinese Spring chromosome 3B, IWGSC CS RefSeq v2.1, whole genome shotgun sequence, one region includes:
- the LOC123072474 gene encoding U-box domain-containing protein 44 isoform X2: MASIEALSSIVRSLSRDVDERMEAIALLLDLSDIPQVRQRIGRIKGCIVMLVTLRNAHESRTYDDAEKLLHILSYNPQNVLLMAEAGYFRPLIHYLKEGSDMNKILMATAISKMFLSEQMKSSLGEDGAVEPLVEMFKSGNHEAKHSALAALRNLSSSLQNAELLINCGITGSLLQLLCSVTSVLMTLREPAAAILSNIAQSDRILLHRDAAPQMLSLLNLSCPVIQLHLLRALNSICGYTNAKRARAKIRQNGGVQLLLPFLREKNVGIKVAALNLMFHLSKDASQELAEQIRETHLDILVKIIASPTPGIAEKAAAVGVLSNLPVADKNITKFLTQANLLPVLISLLEANISASPSPQKLWLLEGIAGVLARFTVPWDKKLQSLAVGHGVVPWLVKLLSEGSVKAKSKSATSLAQLSQNSVALRKAKSPRWLCVPPSAESYCIVHDYQCTVKSTFCLVKAGAVNPLVQILEGEEREADGAVLEALATLVHDEIWENGSRAIEKASGVHALLRVAEAGELTSQDKAIWILERIFRLEEHREQYGGIVQALLIDLAQKGDPVLKPMIGRILAHLQLLQTQSSYF; encoded by the exons ATGGCAAGCATTGAGGCACTTTCAAGCATCGTACGCTCCTTGTCTAGAGACGTCGATGAGAGAATGGAAGCAATTGCGCTGCTATTGGATTTGTCAGACATTCCACAGGTCCGGCAGAGGATTGGCAGGATCAAAGGATGTATAGTGATGCTGGTCACGCTGAGGAATGCACACGAATCACGCACCTATGATGACGCAGAGAAGTTGCTGCACATTTTGTCGTACAACCCACAAAATGTGCTGCTCATGGCAGAGGCTGGCTATTTTCGACCATTGATACATTACCTGAAAGAAG GTTCAGATATGAACAAGATCCTAATGGCAACCGCTATTTCCAAGATGTTCCTCTCTGAACAGATGAAATCTTCCCTTGGAGAAGACGGAGCGGTCGAGCCCCTTGTGGAGATGTTTAAATCTGGAAACCATGAAGCCAAGCACTCAGCCCTAGCCGCCTTGCGTAATCTCTCTAGCTCTCTGCAAAACGCAGAACTTTTGATAAATTGTGGCATAACTGGATCACTGCTTCAACTCCTTTGCTCGGTCACATCAGTGCTCATGACCCTTAGAGAGCCAGCCGCGGCTATACTCTCAAATATAGCACAATCTGATCGTATCCTACTCCATAGGGATGCAGCTCCTCAGATGCTCTCACTTCTTAACTTATCGTGTCCAGTAATTCAGCTGCATCTTTTAAGGGCCCTCAATAGTATTTGTGGGTACACAAACGCTAAGAGGGCTAGAGCTAAAATTAGACAAAATGGTGGAGTGCAGCTCCTCCTGCCATTCCTTAGAGAAAAGAATGTTGGTATCAAAGTTGCTGCTTTGAATTTAATGTTCCATCTATCAAAAGATGCTTCACAAGAATTGGCCGAACAGATCAGGGAGACCCATCTTGATATCTTAGTGAAGATTATTGCTTCTCCTACACCTGGGATTGCCGAGAAGGCTGCAGCTGTTGGTGTCCTAAGTAACCTCCCGGTGGCAGATAAGAATATCACTAAGTTTCTCACACAAGCAAACTTGCTTCCAGTTCTGATCTCCTTATTGGAGGCAAACATCTCAGCATCTCCGTCGCCACAAAAACTATGGTTACTTGAGGGCATTGCTGGTGTGTTAGCCAGGTTCACCGTTCCTTGGGATAAGAAACTACAAAGCTTAGCAGTTGGACATGGGGTAGTTCCTTGGCTCGTCAAGCTGCTTTCAGAAGGATCAGTAAAGGCAAAGTCTAAATCAGCGACATCTTTGGCTCAACTGTCACAGAATTCAGTAGCATTACGCAAGGCAAAATCTCCAAGGTGGCTTTGTGTTCCCCCATCAGCCGAGTCTTACTGTATTGTTCACGATTACCAGTGCACTGTGAAGAGCACTTTCTGCTTGGTAAAAGCTGGTGCTGTCAACCCACTGGTCCAAATACTAGAAGGCGAAGAGCGTGAAGCAGATGGAGCGGTGCTGGAAGCGCTGGCTACCCTCGTGCACGACGAGATCTGGGAGAACGGGAGCAGGGCGATAGAGAAGGCGTCAGGTGTCCATGCTCTGCTGAGAGTCGCCGAGGCAGGCGAGCTGACCTCCCAGGACAAGGCAATATGGATTCTGGAGAGGATCTTCCGGCTCGAAGAGCACAGAGAGCAGTATGGCGGGATCGTGCAGGCTCTGCTCATCGATCTCGCTCAGAAAGGCGACCCTGTCCTGAAACCGATGATCGGCAGGATCCTTGCTCACCTTCAGCTACTTCAAACGCAGTCCAGCTACTTTTAA
- the LOC123072474 gene encoding U-box domain-containing protein 44 isoform X1: MPPGAGRRAAVDVEDLLVRVKNGAGPELGAVAREVAALAGEGRLGEDEEGGVLVPALLARLAGAGDAEVRVLVMAALRRLAGCAGGETKERMASIEALSSIVRSLSRDVDERMEAIALLLDLSDIPQVRQRIGRIKGCIVMLVTLRNAHESRTYDDAEKLLHILSYNPQNVLLMAEAGYFRPLIHYLKEGSDMNKILMATAISKMFLSEQMKSSLGEDGAVEPLVEMFKSGNHEAKHSALAALRNLSSSLQNAELLINCGITGSLLQLLCSVTSVLMTLREPAAAILSNIAQSDRILLHRDAAPQMLSLLNLSCPVIQLHLLRALNSICGYTNAKRARAKIRQNGGVQLLLPFLREKNVGIKVAALNLMFHLSKDASQELAEQIRETHLDILVKIIASPTPGIAEKAAAVGVLSNLPVADKNITKFLTQANLLPVLISLLEANISASPSPQKLWLLEGIAGVLARFTVPWDKKLQSLAVGHGVVPWLVKLLSEGSVKAKSKSATSLAQLSQNSVALRKAKSPRWLCVPPSAESYCIVHDYQCTVKSTFCLVKAGAVNPLVQILEGEEREADGAVLEALATLVHDEIWENGSRAIEKASGVHALLRVAEAGELTSQDKAIWILERIFRLEEHREQYGGIVQALLIDLAQKGDPVLKPMIGRILAHLQLLQTQSSYF, from the exons ATGCCGCCGGGGGCGGGCCGCCGGGCGGCGGTGGACGTGGAGGACCTGCTGGTGCGCGTCAAGAACGGCGCCGGGCCCGAGCTCGGCGCCGTGGCGCGGGAGGTGGCCgcgctggccggcgaggggaggctcGGGGAGGACGAGGAGGGCGGGGTCCTGGTGCCGGCGCTGCTCGCGCGGCTCGCCGGCGCGGGGGACGCCGAGGTCAGGGTCCTCGTCATGGCCGCGCTGCGGCGCCTCGCGGGATGCGCCGGCGGAGAGACCAAG GAGAGGATGGCAAGCATTGAGGCACTTTCAAGCATCGTACGCTCCTTGTCTAGAGACGTCGATGAGAGAATGGAAGCAATTGCGCTGCTATTGGATTTGTCAGACATTCCACAGGTCCGGCAGAGGATTGGCAGGATCAAAGGATGTATAGTGATGCTGGTCACGCTGAGGAATGCACACGAATCACGCACCTATGATGACGCAGAGAAGTTGCTGCACATTTTGTCGTACAACCCACAAAATGTGCTGCTCATGGCAGAGGCTGGCTATTTTCGACCATTGATACATTACCTGAAAGAAG GTTCAGATATGAACAAGATCCTAATGGCAACCGCTATTTCCAAGATGTTCCTCTCTGAACAGATGAAATCTTCCCTTGGAGAAGACGGAGCGGTCGAGCCCCTTGTGGAGATGTTTAAATCTGGAAACCATGAAGCCAAGCACTCAGCCCTAGCCGCCTTGCGTAATCTCTCTAGCTCTCTGCAAAACGCAGAACTTTTGATAAATTGTGGCATAACTGGATCACTGCTTCAACTCCTTTGCTCGGTCACATCAGTGCTCATGACCCTTAGAGAGCCAGCCGCGGCTATACTCTCAAATATAGCACAATCTGATCGTATCCTACTCCATAGGGATGCAGCTCCTCAGATGCTCTCACTTCTTAACTTATCGTGTCCAGTAATTCAGCTGCATCTTTTAAGGGCCCTCAATAGTATTTGTGGGTACACAAACGCTAAGAGGGCTAGAGCTAAAATTAGACAAAATGGTGGAGTGCAGCTCCTCCTGCCATTCCTTAGAGAAAAGAATGTTGGTATCAAAGTTGCTGCTTTGAATTTAATGTTCCATCTATCAAAAGATGCTTCACAAGAATTGGCCGAACAGATCAGGGAGACCCATCTTGATATCTTAGTGAAGATTATTGCTTCTCCTACACCTGGGATTGCCGAGAAGGCTGCAGCTGTTGGTGTCCTAAGTAACCTCCCGGTGGCAGATAAGAATATCACTAAGTTTCTCACACAAGCAAACTTGCTTCCAGTTCTGATCTCCTTATTGGAGGCAAACATCTCAGCATCTCCGTCGCCACAAAAACTATGGTTACTTGAGGGCATTGCTGGTGTGTTAGCCAGGTTCACCGTTCCTTGGGATAAGAAACTACAAAGCTTAGCAGTTGGACATGGGGTAGTTCCTTGGCTCGTCAAGCTGCTTTCAGAAGGATCAGTAAAGGCAAAGTCTAAATCAGCGACATCTTTGGCTCAACTGTCACAGAATTCAGTAGCATTACGCAAGGCAAAATCTCCAAGGTGGCTTTGTGTTCCCCCATCAGCCGAGTCTTACTGTATTGTTCACGATTACCAGTGCACTGTGAAGAGCACTTTCTGCTTGGTAAAAGCTGGTGCTGTCAACCCACTGGTCCAAATACTAGAAGGCGAAGAGCGTGAAGCAGATGGAGCGGTGCTGGAAGCGCTGGCTACCCTCGTGCACGACGAGATCTGGGAGAACGGGAGCAGGGCGATAGAGAAGGCGTCAGGTGTCCATGCTCTGCTGAGAGTCGCCGAGGCAGGCGAGCTGACCTCCCAGGACAAGGCAATATGGATTCTGGAGAGGATCTTCCGGCTCGAAGAGCACAGAGAGCAGTATGGCGGGATCGTGCAGGCTCTGCTCATCGATCTCGCTCAGAAAGGCGACCCTGTCCTGAAACCGATGATCGGCAGGATCCTTGCTCACCTTCAGCTACTTCAAACGCAGTCCAGCTACTTTTAA
- the LOC123067926 gene encoding putative F-box/LRR-repeat protein 23, whose amino-acid sequence MVKEIKQSKAVFVFPRCFGLRRATRPRHGRKEKERPASRPADWRDWAALPVTALRAIFKRLQTDVLRGTGPGLACASWRRAAVEDPLLWRRIDLASDEDMQRDGPVGWEAMACAAVDRSAGLCESFRGRVDGDFLVYLADRAPLLKSLHVTSSFDMDHNKLGALAMEKLPLLERLVVAKGFFDERMLCAVLDHCPRLRLLDAGGCYTFRQQFC is encoded by the exons ATGGTCAAGGAAATCAAGCAGAGCAaagccgtcttcgtcttcccgcggTGCTTTGGCCTTCGCCGCGCAACACGTCCCCGCCACGGCAGGAAGGAGAAGGAGCGTCCTGCTTCTCGGCCAGCAGATTGGAGGGACTGGGCGGCGCTGCCCGTCACCGCCCTGCGCGCGATCTTCAAGCGCCTTCAGACGGACGTCCTCCGAGGGACGGGGCCGGGGCTGGCGTGCGCGTCGTGGCGGCGGGCGGCCGTCGAGGACCCGCTGCTATGGCGCCGCATCGACCTCGCCTCCGACGAGGACATGCAGAGGGACGGTCCGGTAGGATGGGAGGCGATGGCGTGTGCCGCCGTGGACCGCAGCGCCGGCCTGTGCGAGTCCTTCCGCGGCCGCGTCGACGGCGACTTCCTCGTCTACCTCGCCGACAG GGCGCCGTTGCTGAAGAGCCTCCACGTGACAAGCTCGTTCGACATGGACCACAACAAGCTTGGCGCGTTGGCGATGGAGAAGCTGCCCCTGCTGGAGCGGCTCGTGGTGGCGAAGGGTTTCTTCGACGAGCGTATGCTGTGCGCTGTCCTCGACCACTGCCCGCGTCTCCGGCTGCTCGACGCCGGCGGCTGCTACACCTTTAGACAACAGTTTTgttag